In bacterium, the genomic stretch GTAGCTGAGGTGTTGGATGTCTATGAAGTTCATGCCGGGGAAATCCACGGTCTCTACAACAAATGGAAGATCAGAGATACGTTCCAGGTATTTGTCTTTATCGCCAGAGTTTGCATGCCCCATGTCCTTAGCAAGCTTGTCCAACTGTTCCTTGTCTGTATCGGGACTGGGTCGAGGCCCTTTATGCTTTGGAAGCGTCAGATCTGCCTTTTTGACGGCTTCCAATATTTCCGAATGCTCTCCATCTGCTTCCCTGGATTGCCGGGATGCTTCGCCCCACAGGTTTTGTATCTCTTTCCGCGCCTGGGGAATCCATTTCTTGAGTTGGCGCCGAATCAGGGTTCGAAGTTCGCCGTGAGGTTCGACTCCCCGCTTTACGTTGCGAACACCCATGTACTCGTCCAGTTCAGGGGTAAACTGGATTTCTATGCCAATGAATCTATCAGCATTTTCAACACCTGAAGGAAGAATTCTCGGAACATTCGTGTAATTTATTTCCCGTTCTAGTCGGACAAAAGAGAGAGAGCCCTCGTTTTCGGGAACGCGTAGCTGCCTTGCCAGTTCGTCTCCACCCATTCCTCTACTACGAACAACTTGAGGTGGATGCACCGTAACACGTAGAAGAAATTGGTTTCCGCCGAAATTGAGACTCTCGTCCGTAACTACTTTGCTTGGCTCATAGTGATTCTCTACCTCGAATTTAGGTTCCACATTCTTACGTTGGTAGTACTTGGATAGAGCCTTATCTCCCCAAGTGCCTTCCATCAAGAACAAGGGGTCGTGAGGCAAAAGCCGAGTCTCGTTTACGTAGATGTCGATTCCACCGTCTAGAAAATATCTGAAAATTCGCGACAGCTCCTTTTCCACCTCGACTCTAAGTGAATCTGCATCTTGTGCATGCCTGCCTTCTTCAAGGCGATCAACCTTGGACCAGACAACCAATGTTCCAGCACCTTCAGGAAGGAGATCGTTGAGATCTGGCGGGATGGGTGTTTCGATGGGAGGTGCTATGCCAGTGTCTTCGCCCTCGGTGGCAGCAGCTTCAGCTTCTTCAAGGTCGAAATAGACATGCTTCCATGGAATGTCGCTTGCCGTCCGACTCCATACGTCAAGTCGTTCGCTGTAATTGAGCGCAGCAAGCTTCGCACCCACTCCAAATTTTCCGATAGTCGTGGTCGACATATAACGGGTCGAGAATCCTATCTGGGGGTAATGGTGCAGGGTCTCCAAATCCATCCCAGTGCCGTCATCGCTAATCGAAATCCGGTGAATGTGCTGCTTGCCCTTTCGGTTCTTGCTTTGGTCAAGCCGGATTTTTACAGTGTTCGCCTGAGCTTCGAGTGAGTTGTCCACAACTTCCGCAATGGCTGCACTAAGGCTGTAGCCTGAGTCGCGCAAAGACCGCAGGGCTTGTCCGGTGAGAATTACGGGTATTCGATCTGTCATGTTGGGAACCTTTCAAGTGTTGTGTTTGCCGAGTGTTCAAAGAGGGTTGTTATTCCGTCGCGTTGGAGCGCTGTTCAGTTGGAAGTCCGTATTCAAGAGTGAATGATCAAGACTCGAAGTGGCGTGCCTCGCTGAAGTTGCGACGGCTCACCAGGGACATCGGTAGTTGAGATCCCATGTTCATGCTGCCATCGATTCAGACCTCAATATGGGCTCCGCCAGGTTGCGGATCTTTTGTCGTGTTCGGTTAACGGTTCGGTTGGAGATCCCTAGCCGTTCTGCTGTCTCTGATACTGATTTCTCGAGCAACATGTCATCGAGGACATCGCTTGCCAGCTGATCGAGAGTTGTGGCCACCTTCGTTCGGATACATTCTTCGAGGTCGCGTGCAACTGCCTCGTCCTCGGGAGTTGTCTGAACCACGATTGCCGTGCCAGCAACCTGCCCACCAGGTCCTGAAGTGTAGGTGCCGGGTCGTTCTAGTCGTTCTGCAGCGACTAGATGGAGGCCTGTCTGAAGGTGTCCATTGAAGGCTTGGTGCCTTGGTGCGCAGTGGGCTGCTATAGCTCTGAGAAGGCGAGCATGGGACTTTGCCCATCGATTGGTAGCGAACTCGGCGTTGCGGAGAACGTCAAATTCAAGGAACGTGGGACTGGTTCTCTTGCGTTTAGAGCTAGTGGCGTAGTCTATCGCTTGCTCTAGCTTGACGGATTCTCGACTCCCAGGAGCCCGTTCGAGTGGCCCATCCTTAGAGCTCTCGACTATCTGATCCTGGAGAGCCTGGATGACATCGATACGGATGTTGTCTAGGGATGGCTGGTTCTGCTGCATATCGTCTCCTTTGGCTCGTTCGCCCCATTCGGTGGCAAACCAGCAATCTGACAAGGGAATCTAACTTTGTGGAGGTGATGTCGAACGAAGTCGCCATCACCCCGCACAGTATACGGCACACCAAATCATGTTGGTGCGCCACATCCATCGCTCGGAGATAGAGCGGGAGACTCTCTAGCGGGTCCTGAGACTTCCAGAGCGGTTGTGCAGAATTCGGAGTTCGATGGGCTCAGGGGGAAATCGCCGGCGACTATGGTTTGATGGCGAGGCTGATCAGACCGTTCAGCGTCTTGGTGTCTTCTGTCCCGACTAGATAGGTGATGCCGCGGTGGAGGTGGAGCCGGAATTGCTTGGCTAGGGCGTCAGGGGTCTGGGGGATGCCGTCGACCTCGCACCGGGCCTGGATGATGGCGGTATAGATGTCGGCGGCTTGCCCGCCGAAGGTCGACCAGGACATTTCAACGTTAGACAGCGTGCCGACCTCTTGGTCGGCAGGTATGGAGGGCTCGGCCAAGGATGCACACAGCGCCCAGCGGCAAAGCACGTTCCAGTTCTTGATCCCGGTTCGCCGTTTCAGAGTCATGAGCTGGGTCTTGGCTCGTTCGTCAACTCGGACCGCGTCAACGATTGAATGTCTACTCATCGAAATAGCCCATCATTACGGAGGTGCAGGCCTCGGCCTCATCGAAGTCCAGGCATTGCTCGACACCGATGTGCGGTCGAAGGAGTTGGAGGTGGTCGCCGACGATCTCCTCGTCGGTGGAAAGCAAGACCACTTGTCGCGAGGCATTGGGAAAGTAACGTCGAATCAGGTTCTTTCGGTGCGACCGGTCCAGCCTGCCCACTGGAGTGTCGATAACTGTCGGCAGCGCCATGCCAGTACTTCGTGACAATCCCCACAGAACAGCGGTTGCCATCATTTGACGCTCTCCGGCGCTCAGTCTTTGGGAATCAACTGGTTCCTGCTGAGGGTTGCGCAGGGTGACTGTCAGGTCATCGGGGTTGATGTCCACCCGAGACACGAGTTTCTGCTTGCGGAGAAGCGCTGCCAGCGCGGAATTGATTTCGTTGGTGATCCTGCCCAGGTGCTTTTGGATCATGTGCTTGGCGAACTCTGCAAGCACTTCGTTGGCCGCCGCGACCTCGCGGGCGACTCGCGCTGCATTCTTGTCGTTGACGCCTGCATCAAGCATCTCGTGCGCAACGGCGTCGAATTCCCGCTGAGCTTGCTCGGCGCGCCGCTCGGCATCATCGAAATCGACTTGCGCTCTTTGTACTGACTTTTCGGCAGCACGTAGGTCGGCTTCGGCGGTGGCCACCTGCCGGACGCTTGGGGCAACGCTGACGGTGTCAGGTACTGCCGCCAGGACGCCTTCTAAGTGTTCGACTTCAGAATTAAGGTTTTCGAGCTGCTTCGTTAGACGCTTCGCGCTCATTTGCAACTCCCCCGAGCGAAGATTCAGCAGGCTGCGTGCTGCGTCAGCGCACTCAAGCGACGGCGAAAAGGTGGGTTTGGTAGGTTGCTCTATCGACTCCAAATCGGTTCGAAGCACATCGCGCGCCAATTCCGCTTCCTGTTGGCCGAATCCGAGGGCAGCGGCAAGCAGCCCTGTGACCCGGTCGTCCCGCAGAGCCATTGCTGAGCGCATCTGTCGAGCCAAGTGAGACGCTTCGCGCTGCTCCCCAGCAGAAGCAACCTGCTTGAGCAAATTCGGAACAAGGGTAAGGGGCAAGTCACCGGCTGCAAGCTGGACCAGCTCTCGTTCTACGGCGATGGCGCTTGCATTGGCCTCGGCAAGGCGGCGATGGAGGTCGTCGCGCTGGGCCAGCAGGTCGCCTCCTGCTATGGCGAGTTTGTCGGTTGCCCTTTGGAGTTGGGCCTGGAGATCCGATCTCGCGCCTTCCGCATCGGCCAGTGCTTGGCTGGCCATTCCCGACTCCTTTTGTGCTTGGGCAAGCTGTTCTTCGGCTCTGGCCAGCTTCTCTGAGAGCTGTGGTGCCAGTTGGGCATCCTGAGCCTTCGCAGTTCGCCGGCGAAAGTCATGCAAATCAGACCGGAGGCGGTCAACCATGTCTAGCCCTAGAAGCCCATAGAGGCTTGTGCGAAGAATCTCGGCCGATGAGGTCGGGTCAGCGAGAGATTCGATCTTCTCACCGTCAAAGATCGTGAGGTCAGACACCGCCATGGGCATTACCCCCTCGACGAACTCAGGCCACACAGCGACGAGGTCTGGCCTCGCCTGTTCATTTGTCCACACGCTGAGTCGATCGGTCGATTTTCCCCGAGTAGTGCGATTCCAGGTTCGCTCAACGACATAGCAAACATTCCTCCCCTCTTCGATGCGGTCAAATTCCAGAGAGATCGAAGCAGCGCTCTCTCCGTGATGCACCATGCTGTGTAGGTACTCGGGGTAGGAAGAACCGTTGAGGATTCGACGGGCTCGGCTGCCGTATAGGCATAGGGGGATTGAATCCAGCATCGATGTCTTGCCGGTGCCGT encodes the following:
- a CDS encoding ATP-binding protein is translated as MTDRIPVILTGQALRSLRDSGYSLSAAIAEVVDNSLEAQANTVKIRLDQSKNRKGKQHIHRISISDDGTGMDLETLHHYPQIGFSTRYMSTTTIGKFGVGAKLAALNYSERLDVWSRTASDIPWKHVYFDLEEAEAAATEGEDTGIAPPIETPIPPDLNDLLPEGAGTLVVWSKVDRLEEGRHAQDADSLRVEVEKELSRIFRYFLDGGIDIYVNETRLLPHDPLFLMEGTWGDKALSKYYQRKNVEPKFEVENHYEPSKVVTDESLNFGGNQFLLRVTVHPPQVVRSRGMGGDELARQLRVPENEGSLSFVRLEREINYTNVPRILPSGVENADRFIGIEIQFTPELDEYMGVRNVKRGVEPHGELRTLIRRQLKKWIPQARKEIQNLWGEASRQSREADGEHSEILEAVKKADLTLPKHKGPRPSPDTDKEQLDKLAKDMGHANSGDKDKYLERISDLPFVVETVDFPGMNFIDIQHLSYQTIVRLNLRHPFYQELWKPIRAIADAPPSSVSGDEAAQTARRTMEALTLLIIAYAKAESMDADPTRFTELRDDWGKFLRTLMGKVKDVL
- the dndE gene encoding DNA sulfur modification protein DndE, which translates into the protein MSRHSIVDAVRVDERAKTQLMTLKRRTGIKNWNVLCRWALCASLAEPSIPADQEVGTLSNVEMSWSTFGGQAADIYTAIIQARCEVDGIPQTPDALAKQFRLHLHRGITYLVGTEDTKTLNGLISLAIKP
- the dndD gene encoding DNA sulfur modification protein DndD, translating into MLLRSLTLDNFGVYRGPQTVRFSTTKKSPVTLIGGKNGTGKTSMLDSIPLCLYGSRARRILNGSSYPEYLHSMVHHGESAASISLEFDRIEEGRNVCYVVERTWNRTTRGKSTDRLSVWTNEQARPDLVAVWPEFVEGVMPMAVSDLTIFDGEKIESLADPTSSAEILRTSLYGLLGLDMVDRLRSDLHDFRRRTAKAQDAQLAPQLSEKLARAEEQLAQAQKESGMASQALADAEGARSDLQAQLQRATDKLAIAGGDLLAQRDDLHRRLAEANASAIAVERELVQLAAGDLPLTLVPNLLKQVASAGEQREASHLARQMRSAMALRDDRVTGLLAAALGFGQQEAELARDVLRTDLESIEQPTKPTFSPSLECADAARSLLNLRSGELQMSAKRLTKQLENLNSEVEHLEGVLAAVPDTVSVAPSVRQVATAEADLRAAEKSVQRAQVDFDDAERRAEQAQREFDAVAHEMLDAGVNDKNAARVAREVAAANEVLAEFAKHMIQKHLGRITNEINSALAALLRKQKLVSRVDINPDDLTVTLRNPQQEPVDSQRLSAGERQMMATAVLWGLSRSTGMALPTVIDTPVGRLDRSHRKNLIRRYFPNASRQVVLLSTDEEIVGDHLQLLRPHIGVEQCLDFDEAEACTSVMMGYFDE